The following proteins come from a genomic window of Yinghuangia sp. ASG 101:
- a CDS encoding serine/threonine-protein kinase, with product MGEWWLAGRYRLIEVLGSGGMAVVWRAWDTQMRRFVAVKLLRDVFGVPGAADRFAREARTAGTLTSPHIVTVYDFNTGVLRPADPDAPHSPPTAATRKRADPAETGGLGHDPEPREVVYVTMELVPGKSLAEIAAAEAPLPLPRVLNWARQLCDALEVAHEAGVLHRDIKPANIMANDRGVLKVLDFGIARFMKTLAAGGTLTRPGAVLGTAAYMSPEQANGAEADPRSDLYSTGCLVYELLTGLPPFGFGDVPSLLFRHVHVAPDSPARVRDDLPDAVCDLVLRLLAKNPDDRPQSATEVRRILDALAPNPPDQPPAPPDRPPPPESTHAQARPGTSSGAQAGAQAEALARALEDLPNLQASDAVALLRRLLPDHVRLFGHDHPRTLSVRDDLAYHLGKSGDRQTAVRLLRQLVSDYGYMYGAEHPGTLRVRRNLAYWTAKSGNPQAAALLLRDLLPDYADVHGPLDPETLKVRRELALCTGRSGNAHEAVQLLRALIPDLAQVLGAQHRSVVTAREELSYWENRMTPSQSTG from the coding sequence GTGGGTGAGTGGTGGCTCGCAGGCCGGTACCGGCTGATCGAAGTACTGGGCTCGGGCGGCATGGCCGTGGTCTGGCGCGCCTGGGACACCCAGATGCGCCGGTTCGTCGCCGTCAAGCTGCTGCGCGACGTCTTCGGTGTCCCCGGTGCCGCCGACCGCTTCGCCCGCGAGGCGCGCACCGCGGGCACGCTCACCAGCCCGCACATCGTCACCGTCTACGACTTCAACACCGGTGTGCTGCGGCCCGCCGACCCCGACGCCCCGCACTCCCCGCCCACCGCGGCCACGCGGAAACGGGCCGATCCGGCGGAGACCGGGGGCCTCGGGCACGACCCGGAACCGCGCGAAGTGGTCTACGTGACCATGGAGCTGGTGCCCGGCAAGTCCCTCGCCGAGATCGCCGCGGCCGAGGCTCCGCTGCCGCTTCCCCGTGTCCTGAACTGGGCGCGGCAACTGTGCGATGCCCTCGAAGTCGCCCACGAAGCGGGCGTGTTGCACCGCGACATCAAACCCGCCAACATCATGGCGAACGACCGGGGCGTGCTGAAGGTGCTCGACTTCGGCATCGCGCGCTTCATGAAGACCCTGGCCGCGGGCGGGACGCTGACGCGCCCGGGAGCCGTCCTGGGCACCGCCGCCTACATGTCGCCGGAGCAGGCCAACGGTGCGGAGGCGGACCCGCGGTCCGACCTGTACTCGACCGGCTGCCTCGTCTACGAACTGCTGACCGGTCTGCCCCCGTTCGGCTTCGGCGACGTGCCCAGCCTGCTGTTCCGGCACGTGCACGTCGCCCCCGACTCGCCGGCGCGGGTGCGCGACGACCTGCCCGACGCGGTGTGCGACCTGGTGCTGCGGCTGCTCGCCAAGAACCCCGACGACCGGCCGCAGAGCGCCACCGAGGTCCGCCGCATTCTCGACGCGCTGGCGCCGAACCCGCCCGACCAGCCGCCGGCTCCGCCCGACCGGCCGCCGCCCCCGGAATCCACGCACGCGCAGGCGCGGCCGGGGACGTCGAGCGGCGCGCAGGCGGGCGCGCAAGCCGAAGCGCTCGCCCGTGCCCTGGAGGACCTGCCCAACCTCCAGGCGTCGGACGCGGTGGCCCTGCTGCGCCGCCTGCTGCCCGACCACGTGCGCCTCTTCGGCCACGACCACCCGCGCACGCTGAGTGTGCGCGACGATCTCGCGTACCACCTCGGCAAGTCCGGCGACCGGCAGACGGCGGTCCGGCTGCTGCGCCAGCTCGTGTCGGACTACGGGTACATGTACGGCGCCGAGCACCCCGGCACGCTGCGGGTGCGGCGCAACCTGGCCTACTGGACCGCGAAGTCCGGAAACCCGCAGGCGGCGGCTCTGCTGCTGCGCGACCTGCTGCCCGACTACGCGGACGTGCACGGGCCGCTCGACCCGGAGACGCTCAAGGTGCGGCGCGAACTCGCGCTGTGCACCGGGCGTTCCGGCAACGCGCACGAGGCGGTCCAGTTGCTGCGCGCGCTCATCCCGGACCTCGCCCAGGTGCTCGGGGCGCAGCACCGCAGCGTGGTCACGGCGCGCGAGGAACTGTCGTACTGGGAAAACCGCATGACGCCGAGTCAGTCCACGGGCTGA
- a CDS encoding nucleoside 2-deoxyribosyltransferase domain-containing protein, with amino-acid sequence MAGSVTVVYAGERPPESWDASVFLAGPTPRSADVASWRPAALDLVHGLWSGAGALVVFVPEPRDGSRWGDYEDQRLWELRWLRVADQVVFWVPRDLATLPGLTTNDEWGWLKDSGRAVFGSPEDAAKVRYQREYAADHGVPLADTLADTLRVALERVGAGEWRTGGERDVPLVVWTTPVFRYWYAAQRAVGNTLVGARVVWTFRADGGATVVWWAVHVAVAVAAEGGRVKDNEVVIGRPDTSAVLLYRRASPLRDTVVVLVREFRSPACSDDGFVHELPGGSADFGRQDGPDATASAEVREETGLALAAERLRGHGVRQVAATVSAHRTHVYSAELTEDEVAALRADAAEARAHGVGGTERTHVEVTTYGGLLAAPTADWATIGMVARVLADLDDHAG; translated from the coding sequence TTGGCTGGTTCCGTCACCGTCGTGTACGCGGGGGAGCGGCCCCCGGAGTCGTGGGACGCGTCGGTGTTCCTCGCCGGCCCGACCCCCAGGAGCGCGGACGTCGCGTCGTGGCGCCCCGCCGCGCTGGACCTCGTGCACGGTCTGTGGTCCGGTGCGGGTGCCCTGGTGGTCTTCGTCCCCGAACCCCGCGACGGCAGCCGCTGGGGCGACTACGAGGACCAGCGCCTGTGGGAGCTGCGGTGGCTGCGGGTCGCGGACCAGGTGGTCTTCTGGGTGCCGCGCGACCTGGCGACGCTGCCGGGGCTGACCACCAACGACGAGTGGGGGTGGCTCAAGGACAGCGGCCGGGCGGTGTTCGGGTCTCCCGAGGACGCCGCCAAGGTGCGCTACCAGCGCGAATACGCCGCGGATCACGGCGTGCCGCTCGCCGACACCCTCGCCGACACGCTGCGCGTCGCACTGGAGCGCGTGGGGGCGGGGGAGTGGCGCACCGGCGGCGAGCGGGACGTACCGCTGGTGGTCTGGACGACGCCGGTGTTCCGGTACTGGTACGCGGCACAGCGCGCGGTCGGCAACACGCTCGTCGGTGCGCGCGTCGTCTGGACCTTCCGGGCCGACGGCGGCGCCACGGTCGTCTGGTGGGCCGTGCACGTCGCGGTGGCGGTCGCGGCCGAGGGCGGTCGCGTCAAGGACAACGAGGTGGTGATCGGTCGCCCCGACACGAGCGCCGTGCTGTTGTACCGCCGGGCGTCGCCGCTCCGCGACACCGTGGTCGTCCTGGTCCGCGAATTCCGGTCGCCGGCCTGTTCGGACGACGGATTCGTCCACGAACTCCCGGGCGGATCCGCCGACTTCGGCCGACAGGACGGTCCGGACGCCACGGCCTCCGCGGAGGTGCGCGAGGAGACCGGCCTGGCGCTCGCCGCCGAACGCCTGCGCGGCCACGGCGTACGCCAGGTGGCGGCGACGGTGTCGGCGCATCGGACGCACGTGTATTCCGCCGAGTTGACCGAGGACGAAGTCGCCGCGCTGCGGGCCGACGCGGCCGAGGCCCGCGCCCACGGGGTCGGCGGGACCGAGCGCACCCACGTCGAGGTCACGACGTACGGCGGCCTCCTCGCGGCGCCGACCGCGGACTGGGCCACGATCGGCATGGTCGCCCGGGTCCTCGCGGATCTGGACGACCATGCCGGCTGA
- the orn gene encoding oligoribonuclease: MNDRLVWIDCEMTGLDLTRDALIEVAALVTDSELNVLGDGVDVVIRPPAEALAGMPDVVRAMHTASGLLDVLDEGVTMAEAESMVLDYVRAHVPDGRKAPLCGNSVATDRGFLARDMPLLEGYLHYRIVDVSSIKELSRRWYPRVYFQSPPKNGNHRALADIKDSITELKYYRETVFVPMPGPDSETAKAISARFSAPQLPLP, encoded by the coding sequence ATGAATGACCGCTTGGTCTGGATCGACTGCGAGATGACCGGACTCGACCTGACCCGGGACGCGCTCATCGAAGTGGCGGCACTCGTCACGGACTCGGAGCTGAACGTCCTCGGGGACGGCGTCGACGTCGTGATCCGCCCGCCCGCCGAGGCGCTGGCCGGCATGCCCGATGTGGTGCGTGCGATGCACACCGCGTCGGGTCTCCTCGACGTCCTCGACGAGGGGGTGACGATGGCCGAGGCGGAGTCGATGGTGCTCGACTACGTGCGCGCTCACGTGCCGGACGGCCGCAAGGCGCCCCTGTGCGGCAACTCGGTCGCCACCGACCGCGGTTTCCTGGCGCGCGACATGCCGCTGCTGGAGGGCTACCTGCACTACCGGATCGTGGACGTGTCCTCGATCAAGGAGTTGTCCCGCCGGTGGTACCCGCGGGTCTACTTCCAGTCGCCGCCCAAGAACGGCAACCACCGCGCGCTCGCCGACATCAAGGACAGCATCACCGAGCTGAAGTACTACCGGGAGACGGTCTTCGTCCCGATGCCCGGCCCCGACTCGGAGACCGCCAAGGCGATTTCGGCCCGCTTCTCGGCTCCGCAGCTCCCCCTGCCCTGA
- a CDS encoding universal stress protein — MAAFDFQDLPDGAPLLRPASLRPRDPAFRHPVVVGFDGSSASERALAYGAGMARRLGGGLVIVHVANRIPATVWAGCEPPVFIDVPDSRSEALGLELACADHLSDVPWILVERGGDICHEIEDVAKEFAADAIVVGGSSGFVSRIFGSVSCRLVKHAQRPVVVIP, encoded by the coding sequence ATGGCTGCCTTCGATTTCCAAGACCTGCCGGACGGTGCGCCGCTGCTCCGTCCCGCTTCCCTGCGACCCCGTGACCCCGCGTTCCGGCATCCCGTCGTCGTGGGGTTCGACGGTTCGAGCGCGAGTGAGCGCGCGCTGGCCTATGGGGCCGGCATGGCCCGGCGCCTCGGCGGCGGGCTGGTGATCGTCCATGTCGCCAACCGGATTCCGGCCACCGTGTGGGCGGGGTGCGAGCCCCCCGTGTTCATCGATGTGCCCGACAGCCGCTCCGAGGCCCTCGGCCTCGAACTGGCGTGCGCCGACCACCTGAGCGACGTGCCCTGGATCCTCGTCGAGCGCGGCGGCGACATCTGCCACGAGATCGAGGATGTCGCCAAGGAGTTCGCCGCCGACGCGATCGTCGTCGGCGGATCGTCCGGTTTCGTCAGCCGGATCTTCGGATCCGTCTCGTGCCGTCTCGTCAAACACGCCCAGCGACCTGTTGTCGTCATCCCGTAG
- a CDS encoding MerR family transcriptional regulator, whose translation MADYRIEDLAREGGTTVRNVRAYQDRGLLPRPRRAGRVSVYDGGHLARLRLIGRLLERGYSLVSIKELLDAWDNGRSLGGVLGLVAETTGSWSDEEPGRMTRAELTGMFGGLSDPVAIAGAVQLGLLEPEDDSLTVFRVPSPRELAVCAELHAAGVPVHAVLDHLRALRGDMERVAGSFTRLTEAYLWQEHVRNLSPDEVPDMAELIRRLRPLAQRAVDSELARAMRRLATRQLGETLGRVLDAESSAPPAEPPEEPGAPALERYPFMSDEWIAAVSRLSRLITPDPEKRTPHPAVVDIVVSDVPGRDDPAELHLDVFRGRVLVRPGLLPGPDLMIHMDCPTARGVLLDNDRSLPRKAMADGRLTARGDLFALTTFREAIAGLSGWDLAGVLTELTAPEGDGKART comes from the coding sequence TTGGCGGACTATCGGATCGAGGACCTCGCCCGCGAGGGCGGCACGACCGTGCGCAACGTACGCGCGTACCAGGACCGCGGCCTGCTGCCCCGGCCGCGCCGCGCCGGGCGTGTGTCGGTGTACGACGGCGGGCACCTGGCCCGCCTCCGGCTTATCGGCCGGCTCCTCGAACGCGGCTACAGCCTGGTCAGCATCAAGGAACTGCTGGACGCCTGGGACAACGGCCGCAGCCTCGGCGGGGTGCTCGGCCTGGTCGCCGAGACCACCGGTTCCTGGAGCGACGAGGAACCGGGCCGCATGACCCGTGCCGAACTCACCGGGATGTTCGGCGGTCTGTCGGATCCCGTCGCCATCGCCGGCGCCGTCCAACTCGGGCTCCTCGAACCCGAGGACGATTCGCTCACCGTGTTCCGCGTGCCCAGCCCGCGCGAACTCGCGGTCTGCGCCGAGCTGCACGCGGCGGGCGTGCCCGTCCACGCGGTGCTCGACCACCTGCGAGCGCTACGCGGCGACATGGAGCGCGTCGCGGGCTCGTTCACGCGCCTGACCGAGGCGTACCTGTGGCAGGAGCACGTCAGGAACCTGTCGCCCGACGAGGTCCCGGACATGGCGGAACTCATCCGCCGGCTGCGCCCGCTCGCGCAACGCGCCGTCGACAGCGAACTCGCCCGGGCGATGCGGCGCCTGGCGACCCGTCAGCTCGGTGAGACGCTCGGCCGCGTCCTGGACGCGGAGAGCAGCGCGCCGCCCGCCGAGCCGCCGGAGGAACCCGGCGCGCCCGCGCTGGAGCGCTACCCGTTCATGTCCGACGAGTGGATCGCCGCGGTCTCCCGGCTGAGCCGCCTCATCACGCCCGACCCCGAGAAGCGCACGCCGCATCCGGCGGTGGTCGACATCGTCGTGAGCGATGTGCCCGGCCGCGACGACCCGGCGGAGCTTCACCTGGACGTGTTCCGCGGCCGTGTGCTGGTGCGCCCGGGGCTGTTGCCGGGGCCCGACCTGATGATCCACATGGACTGCCCGACCGCGCGCGGCGTGCTGCTCGACAACGACCGCTCGCTGCCGCGCAAGGCGATGGCGGACGGGCGCCTGACCGCGCGCGGCGACCTGTTCGCGCTGACCACCTTCCGCGAGGCGATCGCCGGCCTGTCCGGCTGGGACCTGGCCGGCGTCCTCACCGAACTCACGGCTCCGGAGGGGGACGGCAAGGCGCGTACCTGA
- a CDS encoding DUF397 domain-containing protein, producing the protein MATQEEMDAEKAELYARDISGAEWISYGEDTTGEGVVQTAEIGGGAVAMRNSIHPEGPILRFTKGEWDAFVLGVKDGEFDLDRLM; encoded by the coding sequence ATGGCGACCCAGGAGGAAATGGACGCCGAGAAGGCGGAGTTGTACGCGCGCGACATCAGCGGCGCCGAGTGGATCAGCTACGGCGAGGACACCACCGGCGAGGGCGTCGTGCAGACCGCCGAGATCGGCGGCGGGGCGGTGGCGATGCGCAACTCCATCCATCCCGAGGGGCCCATCCTGCGCTTCACCAAGGGGGAGTGGGACGCGTTCGTCCTGGGAGTGAAGGACGGCGAGTTCGATCTCGACCGGCTGATGTGA
- a CDS encoding tetratricopeptide repeat protein — protein MGVENDATQSVRAAGRDATGLAREAGRAQALREKADAALKELGPDHPGALDARADWARALGEEGQAAEAAAVFGDLATEYARLLGPQHPDALLSRHNQAFCLGVSGNAVTAEALARDVAADFVQLLGEDDPETLNARAAWARWIGEGGDAGAAARILRPVVDSCSDVLGPVHADTLTNRHQHAHWVGHAGDAAEAARLLREIAGEREQVLGAADPDTLTARHDCAVWTGESGDAAGARDQLRALVADAVRALGAGHRDTLVMRHNLAHWTGESGDPGTARALLEALGTDCVRVLGPAHPDTENARRALDWWTWGPKAQGAAGEAAEQPEGASGDGPGGEPKAA, from the coding sequence ATGGGTGTCGAGAACGACGCGACGCAGAGCGTGCGGGCCGCGGGCCGGGACGCGACGGGCCTGGCCCGGGAAGCGGGCCGGGCCCAGGCGCTGCGCGAGAAGGCGGACGCGGCCCTGAAGGAACTCGGCCCGGACCACCCCGGGGCACTCGACGCGCGCGCGGACTGGGCCCGGGCACTCGGCGAGGAGGGGCAGGCGGCCGAGGCCGCCGCGGTCTTCGGCGACCTCGCGACGGAGTACGCGCGCCTGCTGGGCCCGCAGCACCCCGACGCGCTGCTCTCCCGCCACAACCAGGCCTTCTGCCTCGGCGTGTCCGGCAACGCGGTCACCGCGGAGGCGCTGGCCCGCGATGTCGCCGCCGACTTCGTGCAGCTCCTCGGCGAGGACGACCCCGAGACACTCAACGCGCGGGCCGCGTGGGCGCGTTGGATCGGTGAGGGAGGCGACGCCGGAGCCGCGGCGCGCATCCTGCGCCCGGTGGTCGACAGCTGCTCGGACGTCCTGGGGCCGGTGCACGCCGACACCCTGACGAACCGCCACCAGCACGCGCACTGGGTCGGTCACGCCGGGGACGCGGCCGAGGCGGCGCGCCTGCTGCGGGAGATCGCGGGAGAGCGCGAACAGGTGCTGGGCGCCGCCGACCCCGACACGCTGACGGCCCGTCACGACTGCGCGGTGTGGACCGGCGAGTCCGGCGACGCCGCCGGTGCGCGCGACCAACTGCGCGCTCTCGTCGCGGATGCCGTGCGCGCCCTCGGGGCCGGTCACCGCGACACCCTCGTGATGCGGCACAACCTCGCGCACTGGACGGGCGAGTCCGGCGACCCCGGCACGGCCCGCGCGCTGCTGGAGGCGCTGGGTACGGACTGCGTGCGGGTTCTCGGGCCCGCACACCCCGACACGGAGAACGCGCGCCGCGCGCTGGACTGGTGGACGTGGGGTCCCAAGGCGCAGGGCGCCGCCGGCGAAGCGGCGGAGCAGCCGGAGGGGGCCTCGGGCGACGGCCCGGGGGGCGAGCCGAAGGCCGCGTGA
- a CDS encoding ACT domain-containing protein gives MLFRLRVSLPDRPGSLARITQTLGSAGADVLQMTVLERDTGRAIDEFTVSWPGDRSADDLTEGLSTLQGVRVEGCWGTGAVPGASPELDVLGQVARDPGRAVATLVDAAPGLFHADWAVATRGTKSRAVVHASWQAPTAPKLPLVSPLRPLALALDDAPTTFAAAAPIGLSWLTLFVVRTDGPAFHRTELERLGRLVDVVQGVLGTRTAPRAAKAPQHG, from the coding sequence ATGCTGTTCCGCCTGCGTGTCTCGTTGCCGGACCGACCCGGCTCGCTCGCCCGGATCACCCAGACCCTGGGGTCCGCGGGCGCCGATGTGTTGCAGATGACCGTTCTGGAGCGCGACACCGGCCGGGCGATCGACGAGTTCACCGTCTCCTGGCCGGGCGACCGCTCGGCGGACGACCTGACCGAGGGCCTGAGCACCCTCCAGGGCGTCCGCGTCGAAGGCTGCTGGGGGACGGGCGCGGTCCCCGGCGCCTCCCCCGAGCTGGACGTCCTCGGCCAGGTCGCGCGCGACCCCGGCCGCGCCGTCGCCACCCTGGTCGACGCCGCTCCCGGGCTGTTCCACGCCGACTGGGCGGTGGCCACCCGGGGCACCAAGTCGCGGGCCGTCGTGCACGCGAGCTGGCAGGCCCCGACGGCCCCCAAGCTGCCGCTCGTCTCGCCGCTGCGTCCGCTGGCCCTCGCTCTGGACGACGCCCCGACGACGTTCGCCGCCGCCGCCCCGATCGGGCTGTCGTGGCTCACGCTCTTCGTGGTCCGCACCGACGGCCCGGCCTTCCACCGCACCGAGCTGGAACGCCTCGGGCGCCTCGTGGACGTGGTGCAGGGCGTCCTCGGCACCCGGACGGCCCCGCGCGCCGCCAAGGCCCCGCAGCACGGCTGA
- a CDS encoding LCP family protein → MSEDHLGFPEEPDADPRPGRGRRRRTGRRNRRRKRILIGVAAGMAFVLLLAGGVAWWVYDRLDGNIKTEDFAAKLGDKGRPLPTGALNVLLVGTDTREGENAAYGSDGGGSQRSDTTILLHVPEGRRNALGVSFPRDLMVDVPACQKPGGGMSEPYFGMFNSAMTVGGTACTISTVEHLTGVRVDHQITVDFVGFKKLVDALGGVPIHLDQPIDDQAARLNVPAGDVTLNGEQALGFVRVRKSLGDGSDIQRIQRQQLFLNAMIAKVKKESLLSNPARMYNILDTATKAITTDPALGSLSDLYGLLSSLRNIPESAVAFETVPITAYQRDPNRVAMVRPEADVLFARLRDESAAVLPSPGASGREPAANGP, encoded by the coding sequence GTGTCCGAAGACCACCTGGGTTTCCCGGAAGAGCCCGACGCCGACCCGCGTCCGGGGCGCGGCCGGCGACGCCGTACGGGACGGCGGAACCGGCGGCGCAAGCGCATCCTGATCGGCGTGGCCGCCGGGATGGCCTTCGTCCTGCTGCTCGCCGGCGGTGTCGCCTGGTGGGTGTACGACCGGCTCGACGGCAACATCAAGACCGAGGACTTCGCCGCGAAGCTGGGCGACAAGGGCCGCCCGCTGCCGACGGGCGCGCTCAACGTCCTGCTGGTGGGCACGGACACGCGCGAGGGGGAGAACGCCGCGTACGGCAGCGACGGCGGCGGATCGCAGCGCTCGGACACGACGATCCTGCTGCACGTCCCCGAGGGCCGCAGAAACGCGCTGGGCGTGAGTTTCCCGCGCGACCTCATGGTCGACGTCCCGGCCTGCCAGAAGCCCGGCGGCGGTATGTCGGAGCCGTACTTCGGCATGTTCAACAGTGCGATGACCGTCGGCGGCACCGCGTGCACGATCAGCACGGTCGAACACCTGACCGGTGTGCGCGTCGACCACCAGATCACCGTCGACTTCGTCGGGTTCAAGAAGCTCGTCGACGCCCTCGGCGGTGTGCCGATCCACCTCGACCAGCCGATCGACGACCAGGCCGCGCGGCTGAACGTGCCCGCCGGCGACGTGACGCTCAACGGCGAGCAGGCGCTCGGCTTCGTGCGCGTCCGCAAGAGCCTCGGGGACGGCAGCGACATCCAGCGAATACAGCGGCAGCAACTCTTCCTCAACGCGATGATCGCGAAGGTCAAGAAGGAGAGCCTGCTGTCGAACCCCGCCCGGATGTACAACATCCTCGACACCGCCACCAAGGCGATCACCACGGATCCCGCGCTCGGCTCGCTGAGCGACCTGTACGGCCTGCTGTCGAGCCTGCGGAACATCCCCGAGAGCGCGGTCGCGTTCGAGACCGTCCCCATCACGGCCTACCAGCGCGATCCCAACCGCGTCGCGATGGTCCGCCCCGAGGCCGACGTGCTCTTCGCACGCCTGCGCGACGAATCCGCCGCCGTACTGCCCTCGCCGGGCGCGAGCGGCCGGGAGCCCGCCGCGAACGGCCCCTGA